The Candidatus Bathyarchaeota archaeon genomic interval TAAAAGGTTATGTTGATAGGGATTTTCCTGGATTAGTATACTTTGTTTCAAAAGGAAGTGAAAAGATCTTCGATATTAATTGCTATAAGGATGTGTCAGAACTCCCTGATTGTATTGACCATGCGATAATAGGGGTAAATCGAAATCAATTATTGGATGTTGTAAAAAAGTGTATAAGTAAAAAATTCGCAACTATCCATATCTTTTCAGCTGGTACTGGTGAATTTGATGAAGTAGGAAAACAAATCGAAGATGAAATATATAATCTTCTAAAAAGTAGTACTACTCGTGCTATTGGACCTAATTGTTTGGGACTTTATTCTACCGGAGGAAGATATTCATTTAATGCTTCCTTTAAAGCAGACCCTATTGGAAATGTAGTGTTTATCTCCCAATCTGGTGACTTGACAGAAAGATTTGTTGAAAAATTAAATTATCTTGGTGTTAATTTTTCTACTGCTGCTAGTATTGGTAACTCTATTTCAATAAATACTACAGATTTAATTCAATGTTTCAATAATCATGATGGAACTGATATTATAAGTGTTTATCTAGAGGGGTTTTCAAGATATCATCATAAAGAAGGCAGAAGACTGTATAATGTACTAAAAAAAACAAAAAAGCCAGTTATTTTTCTGAGAAGCGGAAAAACTTTAGCAGGAAAGCGATCTGCTGAATCTCACACAGGGAGTTTGACCACCTCAAATCATTTATGGGATGCAGCATTCTCTCAGACTAATACTATTCAAGCCCACTCCTTTGAAGAATTAATAGATACTACACTTGCCTTTTATTATTATAAGGACATTCTCCCTCGTGAAAAAGGTATTCTATTAATAACATGGTCAGGTGGTAATGCAACAATAGCTACAGATCTAATAACTCAAACGGGAGCAACGATTCCTGAATTTAGCTACGAGACCAAGAAGAAATTAAAAGCCTTAATTAGATTTGGGGGTGTAGTTAATCCATTAGATCTTCCATGGAAAAATTTTTCAGATGAATACTCAAAGATCGCAAAAATTGCTATAGAAGAACCATATATAGGAGGAGTTTTAGCAGAAAGTTATCGACCCAGAGATTCATTGGAAAACTATTTTGAGAACTTACTTTTTCTAAAAGATTTATGTAAAAAACAAAGAAAACCATTTTTCCTCTCTTTACCATTCGCAGATACCAAAGGTAGGGAAGAATATAAAAGGAGAATTATAGATATGGGAGTTCCTCTTTTTCCAAGCTTTGAGAGAGCTGCCAAAGCGTTTCTTAATTTATATCGTTATAAAGAAAGACTGAATAAATAAATCAAATATCAGATTAATTGTCAAATTATATTACCTCAAACTATACAACAGATCGTGAAAGGTCTGTTTCACGAAGAATTTAATTTTTAATTCGATGCATAAGATTAAATAGCTCAAAGAGAAATAATATTATGAAATTCATACTAGCAGGATTAGGTAATTGGTTTAATGATTATCGCTTAATTGAAAAAGCTATTTTACAAGCAGATAGATATGAATTTGATGGAGCTTTACTTCCTGATCATTATATGTGGGGGAATGTGCCATGGATTCCGCGATCAGATACTAATAAAACCCTAGAAACTTGGATGACTATATCATATTTACTTGCAAAAACAGAACATATCAAAATTGGTACACTAGTTACACCTATTCCTTTGCGACCTCCAAGTGTGTTAGCTAAGATGATTTCTACAGCTGATAATTTGTCTGGTGGACGTACTATAGTTGGAGTAGGTGCGGGATGGTCTCAAATAGAGTTTGAAGGATATAGTGAATGGAATAGCCCAAGTATCAGAGTGAATAAAACATATGAAGGTCTTGAATTGATGATCAAGCTATGGACAGAAAACGAGGTTAATTTCGAAGGAAAATATTATCGAGCAAAAGGAGCTGTTTTGGATCCAAAACCAGTGCAGAAACCTTACCCTAAAATCCTTTTTGGAAGTAGAGGAAAACGTATGTTAAAACTTGCGGGTCAATATGGAGACATTTGTTTCTTTCCTCCTTGGCCAGGCAGTGATCCTGATGAAATGAAACAAATAGTAATTGATGCGGCACACCTTCATAATCGAATTGACAAAATTTCATTTATGTTAGGAGAAATGAGACCTATTGATATAGAAGAATATTTTGCGAAAGTAGAAAAAGCTCTGGATTCTGGAGCAGATTATTTTCTTGCAAGCTTTCAAAGAAGTGAAGAACTTTTAGATACGATAAGAAAATTTGCTGAAGATATAATTCCCTCATTTAAATAAAAGAGATTAAACCTAACTTATAGTTATTTCTTATGTGCCTTTACTGAAAACATCATAGGTAAAGAGTACTTGAAATCTTTGAATTCCCAATAACCGTCCTCTCTTAAGTTCATGTCAGGATGTATATTATGATAACAAAGGGAAAATTCGTGTAAGAATTCTAGTTCTAGATTTGCATCAATTAAAGCGTTAATAATATCACTCATGGTATGGAACCATTCATAACTCGCTTGATTCTTTAAATTAGCATTAGGATCAGCATATGCTTCTCCTTTATCCCAATAAGTGGGCTCACCATTAGTAAAATAGTTGTATCCAATCCGGAAAACTTCTTGATTTTCATCAATCAAAAATCCAAAAGGATGGCTATCAATTACATAGAAAATCCCTCCTGGTTTTAAACAATGGCTAACAACTTGAGCCCATCTAACCATATCAGGCAACCAACAAAGCACACCATAAGAAGTAAATACAATATCAAATTTTTTCTGTAGTTTTTTAGATACATCATAAACATTTGAATGGATAAAAGTAGCGGGAATATTCAATTCTTCGCTAAGACATTTTGCTAATTCTATCGCTCTATCTGAGAAGTCAATACCCGTAACGTCTGCACCTAACCTTGCCCATGATAGTGTATCCATTCCAAAGTGGCATTGAAGGTGGAGTAATGATTTTCCTCGAACATCTCCTAATTCTTCCCTCTCAATAGACAATAAAGAAGTTTTACCTTCTCTAAATCCCTCTAAATCGTACCATTTAGATTTTGCATTAATGTCAACAAGATCATTCCAACGTTTCAAATTGACATCCATATAATCTTTTTCCTTCATTATTCTCAACGGTAAATTAATTTGACCTGAAGTAATAAATTAATGACAGAACTAGTTCTATTCAAAGGGGATTAATTTTAACTCTTCTTTTGAATTAGCGTTACCTTTTATAATACAATTATCCCCTTTATAATTATCAAAATTAAGATTACTATTACTTGCTACAATACAATTATTCAATTTAAAATTATTCCCAATAATTACGTTATCGAGCAGAATAGAGTTAGATAATTCAACATAATCACCAATTTCTGAATTCTTTCCAATGTAAACATTTGGTCCAATAAGTACATCGTCTCCAATCTTAACTTGATCCCCAAGGACAACGGGTTCCATAAAAGTGGGATAATCTCCGATATAATTATCTATTTTAAGTGCTGTGACATGTGTTCTTAAAAATTGATTTTTAATTTCTTGGAGTTTGGGAACCTCAATTTGAGCAGCATTTACCGCTTCTTGCAATTTCAGTAAGTCATCTTTCATTTTTTTTCACATATTTACTATAATTCCAATTTTTCGATTAATTTTTCAACATTTTCGCCAGTTTTTGCACTAGTTGTAATAACTTCTATGTTTGGATTAATTTCTTTTGCATCTCGGATCATCTTTTCAAGATTAGTCCCTAATCGTTCAGCTAAGTCAACTTTATTTATAACAGCGATGTTAGACATTTTAAAAAGCATTGGATGCTTTTCGATAACCCATTCCCCTTCAGTAGTTGATACTACAGTTATACGCTTATCAGTACCAAGAGTAAAATCGGAGGGACAAATCAAATTTCCTACATTTTCTATAAATACTAAATCGTAATTATTTAGATCTCTATTTTTAAGAATTTGATGAATATGGTAAGCATTTAATGCACACTCTCGTCCTGTATTAATTTGGATCGTTTCAGCATTATGAGCTTGAATTCTGTCTGCATCTACCCTTGTCGTTATATCACCACATATTACTAAAATTTTGTATTTTTTTGAAAGAAGTTC includes:
- a CDS encoding LLM class flavin-dependent oxidoreductase translates to MKFILAGLGNWFNDYRLIEKAILQADRYEFDGALLPDHYMWGNVPWIPRSDTNKTLETWMTISYLLAKTEHIKIGTLVTPIPLRPPSVLAKMISTADNLSGGRTIVGVGAGWSQIEFEGYSEWNSPSIRVNKTYEGLELMIKLWTENEVNFEGKYYRAKGAVLDPKPVQKPYPKILFGSRGKRMLKLAGQYGDICFFPPWPGSDPDEMKQIVIDAAHLHNRIDKISFMLGEMRPIDIEEYFAKVEKALDSGADYFLASFQRSEELLDTIRKFAEDIIPSFK
- a CDS encoding NDP-sugar synthase, coding for MKDDLLKLQEAVNAAQIEVPKLQEIKNQFLRTHVTALKIDNYIGDYPTFMEPVVLGDQVKIGDDVLIGPNVYIGKNSEIGDYVELSNSILLDNVIIGNNFKLNNCIVASNSNLNFDNYKGDNCIIKGNANSKEELKLIPFE
- the hypB gene encoding hydrogenase nickel incorporation protein HypB; amino-acid sequence: MSENGKKEIQRIKELESINLATDEIRDLVVKTKMEVERDNELLAQQNNQEMKNYDIKSVDIVGAIGAGKTAIIEKIVELLSKKYKILVICGDITTRVDADRIQAHNAETIQINTGRECALNAYHIHQILKNRDLNNYDLVFIENVGNLICPSDFTLGTDKRITVVSTTEGEWVIEKHPMLFKMSNIAVINKVDLAERLGTNLEKMIRDAKEINPNIEVITTSAKTGENVEKLIEKLEL
- a CDS encoding CoA-binding protein, translated to MEQINYFEKLFYPKTIAFIGASNKRQWQLKGYVDRDFPGLVYFVSKGSEKIFDINCYKDVSELPDCIDHAIIGVNRNQLLDVVKKCISKKFATIHIFSAGTGEFDEVGKQIEDEIYNLLKSSTTRAIGPNCLGLYSTGGRYSFNASFKADPIGNVVFISQSGDLTERFVEKLNYLGVNFSTAASIGNSISINTTDLIQCFNNHDGTDIISVYLEGFSRYHHKEGRRLYNVLKKTKKPVIFLRSGKTLAGKRSAESHTGSLTTSNHLWDAAFSQTNTIQAHSFEELIDTTLAFYYYKDILPREKGILLITWSGGNATIATDLITQTGATIPEFSYETKKKLKALIRFGGVVNPLDLPWKNFSDEYSKIAKIAIEEPYIGGVLAESYRPRDSLENYFENLLFLKDLCKKQRKPFFLSLPFADTKGREEYKRRIIDMGVPLFPSFERAAKAFLNLYRYKERLNK
- a CDS encoding class I SAM-dependent methyltransferase gives rise to the protein MKEKDYMDVNLKRWNDLVDINAKSKWYDLEGFREGKTSLLSIEREELGDVRGKSLLHLQCHFGMDTLSWARLGADVTGIDFSDRAIELAKCLSEELNIPATFIHSNVYDVSKKLQKKFDIVFTSYGVLCWLPDMVRWAQVVSHCLKPGGIFYVIDSHPFGFLIDENQEVFRIGYNYFTNGEPTYWDKGEAYADPNANLKNQASYEWFHTMSDIINALIDANLELEFLHEFSLCYHNIHPDMNLREDGYWEFKDFKYSLPMMFSVKAHKK